From a region of the Streptomyces tirandamycinicus genome:
- a CDS encoding NUDIX domain-containing protein yields MTIKDTPEEWRVTATATPFRGNKTSVRTDDVVMPDGSVARRDYQVHPGSVAVVALDEDGRVLVLRQYRHPVRHKLWEIPAGLLDVPGENPLTAAQRELYEEAHVKAVDWRVLADVYTTPGGCDEAVRIFLARDLSEVEGERFQVSEEEADMELARVPLGDLVRGVLAGELHNNCLVVGVLSLTAALAGDGPDSLRPAEAPWPARPFEA; encoded by the coding sequence ATGACCATCAAGGACACCCCCGAGGAATGGCGGGTCACCGCCACCGCGACGCCGTTCCGGGGCAACAAGACGAGTGTCCGCACCGACGACGTGGTCATGCCCGACGGCTCGGTCGCGCGCCGCGACTACCAGGTGCACCCGGGGTCGGTGGCGGTGGTCGCGCTCGACGAGGACGGCCGGGTCCTGGTGCTGCGTCAGTACCGGCATCCCGTGCGGCACAAGCTCTGGGAGATCCCCGCCGGGCTCCTCGACGTCCCCGGCGAGAACCCGCTGACCGCGGCCCAGCGCGAGCTGTACGAGGAGGCGCACGTCAAGGCCGTCGACTGGCGGGTCCTCGCGGACGTGTACACCACACCGGGCGGCTGCGACGAGGCGGTGCGGATCTTCCTGGCCCGTGATCTGTCCGAGGTGGAGGGCGAGCGCTTCCAGGTCTCCGAGGAGGAGGCGGACATGGAGCTGGCCCGCGTCCCGCTCGGGGACCTGGTGCGCGGCGTGCTCGCCGGCGAGCTGCACAACAACTGCCTGGTGGTCGGCGTCCTCTCGCTGACCGCGGCGCTCGCGGGCGACGGACCGGACTCCCTGCGTCCCGCCGAGGCGCCCTGGCCGGCCCGCCCGTTCGAGGCGTAG
- a CDS encoding CTP synthase yields MPARSSTSTTTKHIFVTGGVASSLGKGLTASSLGALLKARGLRVTMQKLDPYLNVDPGTMNPFQHGEVFVTNDGAETDLDIGHYERFLDVDLDGSANVTTGQVYSTVIAKERRGEYLGDTVQVIPHITNEIKHRIRRMATDDVDVVITEVGGTVGDIESLPFLETVRQVRHEVGRDNVFVVHISLLPYIGPSGELKTKPTQHSVAALRNIGIQPDAIVLRADREVPTAIKRKISLMCDVDEAAVVAAIDAKSIYDIPKVLHTEGLDAYVVRKLDLPFRDVDWTTWDDLLDRVHNPDHEVSVALVGKYIDLPDAYLSVTEAMRAGGFANKARVKVKWVTSDDCRTPAGAHKQLGDVDAILIPGGFGERGVDGKVGAIRYARENRIPLLGLCLGLQCIVIEAARNLAGIPDANSTEFDAGTSHPVVSTMEEQLAYVEGAGDLGGTMRLGLYPAKLAEGSIVREVYADEPYVEERHRHRYEVNNAYRAELEKKAGIVFSGTSPDNKLVEYVEYPREVHPYLVATQAHPELRSRPTRPHPLFAGLVKAAVERKTAARDAGRGTGE; encoded by the coding sequence ATGCCGGCTCGTTCCTCGACATCCACGACGACCAAGCACATCTTCGTCACCGGGGGTGTCGCCTCCTCCCTCGGCAAGGGCCTGACCGCCTCCAGCCTGGGGGCGCTCCTGAAGGCGCGGGGCCTGCGGGTCACCATGCAGAAGCTCGACCCGTACCTGAACGTCGACCCGGGGACGATGAACCCGTTCCAGCACGGTGAGGTGTTCGTCACCAACGACGGCGCCGAGACCGACCTGGACATCGGCCACTACGAGCGCTTCCTCGACGTGGACCTCGACGGCTCCGCCAACGTCACCACCGGCCAGGTCTACTCGACCGTGATCGCCAAGGAGCGGCGGGGCGAGTACCTGGGCGACACGGTCCAGGTGATCCCGCACATCACCAACGAGATCAAGCACCGCATCCGCCGTATGGCCACGGACGACGTCGACGTGGTGATCACCGAGGTGGGCGGCACGGTCGGCGACATCGAGTCGCTGCCGTTCCTGGAGACCGTCCGCCAGGTCCGCCACGAGGTCGGCCGGGACAACGTCTTCGTCGTGCACATCTCGCTGCTGCCGTACATCGGGCCGTCCGGCGAGCTGAAGACCAAGCCGACCCAGCACTCGGTGGCGGCGCTGCGGAACATCGGTATCCAGCCGGACGCGATCGTGCTCCGCGCCGACCGCGAGGTGCCAACCGCCATCAAGCGCAAGATCTCGCTGATGTGCGACGTCGACGAGGCGGCCGTGGTCGCGGCCATCGACGCCAAGTCGATCTACGACATCCCGAAGGTGCTGCACACCGAGGGTCTGGACGCCTATGTCGTCCGCAAGCTCGACCTGCCGTTCCGCGACGTCGACTGGACGACCTGGGACGACCTGCTGGACCGGGTGCACAACCCCGACCACGAGGTCAGTGTCGCGCTCGTCGGCAAGTACATCGACCTGCCGGACGCCTATCTGTCGGTGACCGAGGCCATGCGCGCCGGCGGCTTCGCCAACAAGGCCCGGGTCAAGGTGAAGTGGGTCACGTCCGACGACTGCCGCACGCCCGCGGGCGCGCACAAGCAGCTCGGCGACGTCGACGCGATCCTGATTCCGGGCGGCTTCGGCGAGCGCGGTGTCGACGGCAAGGTCGGCGCGATCCGGTACGCACGGGAGAACCGGATCCCGCTGCTCGGCCTCTGCCTCGGCCTGCAGTGCATCGTGATCGAGGCGGCGCGCAACCTGGCCGGCATCCCCGACGCCAACTCCACGGAGTTCGACGCGGGGACCTCCCACCCGGTCGTCTCCACCATGGAGGAGCAGCTGGCGTACGTGGAGGGCGCGGGCGACCTGGGCGGGACGATGCGCCTCGGCCTCTACCCGGCCAAGCTCGCGGAGGGCTCCATCGTCCGCGAGGTATACGCCGACGAGCCGTACGTGGAGGAGCGCCACCGCCACCGCTACGAGGTGAACAACGCCTACCGGGCGGAGCTGGAGAAGAAGGCGGGCATCGTCTTCTCCGGGACCTCCCCGGACAACAAGCTCGTGGAGTACGTCGAGTACCCGCGCGAGGTGCACCCCTACCTGGTCGCGACCCAGGCCCACCCGGAGCTCCGCTCCCGCCCGACCCGTCCGCACCCGCTCTTCGCCGGCCTGGTGAAGGCGGCCGTGGAGCGGAAGACCGCGGCGCGGGACGCAGGACGCGGGACGGGCGAGTAG